The following are encoded together in the Triticum dicoccoides isolate Atlit2015 ecotype Zavitan chromosome 6B, WEW_v2.0, whole genome shotgun sequence genome:
- the LOC119320749 gene encoding uncharacterized protein LOC119320749, whose translation MTSRHRPLPSPAAGPLENNDLLSEILLRLPPQPSSLPRASVVCTRWRSLASDPGFCRRFRIHHRRNPPLLGSTLEAPNRVPSGRFSLQPRDGDSIPFRCIGCRHGLVLVFDLRRLYLVWDPVTGHQRRLACPTGFDPEGSIVNGAVLRAGPDAQHFQVVLVAAGEADNQQSRVFACVYSSETGVWGNIIFSTWIQSELTHDLPIAVDTVPAVLVGRSLYWLLRSSSSHSPFNAEKQIIEFDLEKQKLAVIRMPGAVDVFLGRVTVVQEDGGGLGFLIVKDLTAQAQLWKRKMDSDGVGSWELKRTIDLNKLLSLNLEKHIGIIRFAEDNNLLVLPTVFGLFTVQLQSLQYKKLSGYNKLCHLHPFESVYIAETGIGGGHGAPDLLQNT comes from the exons ATGACCAGCCGCCACCGCCCGCTGCCGTCGCCGGCGGCGGGTCCACTGGAGAACAACGACCTgctctccgagatcctcctccgcctccccccgCAGCCGTCCTCCCTCCCCCGCGCCTCCGTCGTCTGCACGCGCTGGCGCAGCCTCGCCTCCGACCCTGGCTTCTGCCGCCGTTTCCGCATCCACCACCGCCGCAATCCTCCCCTCCTCG ggagtactctggAGGCGCCCAATCGTGTCCCGTCCGGGCGCTTCTCCTTGCAGCCCCGCGACGGCGACTCGATCCCCTTCCGGTGCATcggatgccgccatggcctcgTGCTAGTCTTCGACCTGAGGCGCCTTTACCTTGTGTGGGACCCCGTCACCGGCCACCAGCGCCGCCTAGCCTGCCCCACGGGGTTCGATCCGGAGGGTTCGATCGTCAACGGGGCGGTGCTTCGTGCTGGGCCAGACGCCCAGCATTTCCAGGTGGTCTTGGTAGCGGCAGGCGAAGCCGACAATCAACAAAGCCGGGTGTTCGCCTGCGTTTACTCGTCGGAGACCGGCGTATGGGGTAATATCATCTTCTCAACATGGATTCAGTCCGAGCTTACGCACGACCTTCCCATCGCAGTTGATACAGTGCCTGCTGTGCTGGTTGGGCGTTCCCTTTACTGGTTACTTAGGAGTTCATCAAGCCACTCTCCATTTAATGCGGAGAAGCAAATCATTGAGTTTGATTTAGAGAAGCAGAAGCTTGCTGTGATACGGATGCCAGGGGCGGTGGATGTTTTTCTAGGCCGTGTAACAGTCGTGCAGGAAGACGGTGGTGGGCTGGGTTTCCTCATCGTGAAAGACCTCACTGCCCAAGCTCAATTATGGAAGAGGAAGATGGATTCTGATGGTGTTGGCTCATGGGAACTGAAAAGAACCATTGATCTGAATAAACTTCTTTCCCTGAATTTAGAGAAGCATATAGGGATAATACGATTTGCCGAGGACAATAATTTGCTGGTTCTGCCCACCGTTTTCGGCCTCTTCACAGTTCAGCTTCAGTCATTGCAGTACAAGAAACTTTCTGGATACAACAAACTTTGTCACCTTCATCCATTCGAAAGTGTCTACATTGCAG AAACAGGCATCGGTGGTGGACATGGTGCACCTGATCTTTTGCAAAACACATAA